The genomic interval CTACCTGTATGCCTTGGTCTACGTGATCTTCGCGGTAGAAACAATCTACCTGCTTCCTTGGGCAGTGGTCTTCCGGAGGCTGGGGATGTTTGCTTTTGTGGAGATGATGCTCTTTATCGCCATTCTGCTGGTCGGTTTCGCCTACGCCTGGCGGAAGGGCGCTCTGGAGTGGGTCTGATGACGCCGGATGAGGTCACTGAAGCCATCAAGTCGCAGTTCGGCGACGCCGTCAAGGCTTCAGAGGTCAAGGGTGTCGAGGCCCGAATGGATATCCATCAGGAGAAGAACTACGAGATTCTCATCGCGATCAAGGGGATGGGGTTCGACTACCTGAACTGCCTGAGCGCTGTGGATAGACTTGCAAGCGGCGAGCTCGAAGTGGTTTACAACATCTCCTCCCTGTCGCAACCAACGAAGGTCCTGGTGAGGGTACGGATTCCGCGGGAGGATCCGATCATCCGGAGCGTGGTGTCGCTGTGGGGCACAGCAGACT from Candidatus Methylomirabilis limnetica carries:
- a CDS encoding NADH-quinone oxidoreductase subunit C; this translates as MTPDEVTEAIKSQFGDAVKASEVKGVEARMDIHQEKNYEILIAIKGMGFDYLNCLSAVDRLASGELEVVYNISSLSQPTKVLVRVRIPREDPIIRSVVSLWGTADWHEREAFDMMGIRFDGHPDLRRILTSEDWVGYPLRKDYQDERLVPYEPV